The Flavobacterium commune genome contains a region encoding:
- a CDS encoding pyridoxal phosphate-dependent aminotransferase, with amino-acid sequence MSNPLSDRINNLATSQTLAMAALARELKAQGKDIISLSLGEPDFNTPDFIKEAAKKAIDENYSTYSPVDGYAELKDAICRKFKRDNGLDYKPSQIVVSTGAKQSLYNIAQVMLNDGDEVILPAPYWVSYFEIVKLSGGVPVEVPTSVETDFKITPEQLEAAITPKTKMMWFSSPCNPSGSVYSREELTALGKVLEKYPNIYIVADEIYEHINFSGTFCSIASVPGLFDRTITVNGVAKAFAMTGYRIGYIGAPEFIAKACTKIQGQVTSGANSIAQRATITAVDADPSVLNHMVQAFHSRRDLVVGLLKEIPGVKINVPEGAFYVFPDVSSFFGKTLKGTEIKDANDVSMYLLAEANVATVTGDAFGNPNCIRFSYATSDELLKEALKRIKDALAG; translated from the coding sequence ATGAGTAATCCACTTTCAGACAGAATTAACAATCTTGCTACATCACAAACATTAGCAATGGCAGCTTTGGCTAGAGAATTAAAAGCGCAAGGTAAAGACATTATCAGTTTAAGTTTAGGTGAACCTGACTTCAACACGCCTGATTTCATCAAAGAAGCCGCTAAAAAAGCGATTGACGAAAACTACAGCACTTATTCTCCAGTTGACGGATATGCTGAATTGAAAGATGCTATCTGCAGAAAATTCAAAAGAGACAACGGTTTAGATTACAAACCATCTCAAATTGTAGTATCTACAGGGGCAAAACAATCTTTATATAACATTGCACAGGTAATGTTAAACGACGGTGACGAAGTAATCTTACCAGCTCCTTACTGGGTTTCTTACTTTGAAATCGTAAAATTATCAGGTGGTGTTCCTGTAGAAGTTCCAACTTCTGTAGAAACTGATTTCAAAATCACACCAGAACAATTAGAGGCTGCTATCACACCAAAAACAAAAATGATGTGGTTCTCTTCTCCTTGCAACCCTTCAGGATCTGTTTACAGCCGTGAAGAATTAACTGCACTTGGTAAAGTTTTAGAAAAATATCCAAACATATACATCGTTGCTGACGAAATCTATGAGCACATTAATTTCTCAGGAACATTCTGTAGTATCGCTTCTGTACCAGGATTATTCGACAGAACTATCACTGTAAACGGGGTTGCTAAAGCTTTCGCAATGACAGGATATAGAATTGGATACATTGGAGCACCAGAATTTATTGCAAAAGCATGTACTAAAATTCAAGGACAGGTAACTTCAGGAGCTAACTCTATCGCACAACGCGCTACTATTACTGCTGTTGATGCTGATCCGTCTGTGTTAAACCACATGGTTCAGGCTTTCCATTCTCGTAGAGATTTAGTTGTTGGATTATTAAAAGAAATTCCAGGAGTAAAAATTAACGTTCCGGAAGGAGCTTTCTACGTATTCCCAGACGTTTCTTCTTTCTTCGGAAAAACATTAAAAGGAACTGAAATTAAAGATGCTAACGATGTTTCGATGTATCTTTTGGCTGAAGCCAATGTTGCTACTGTAACTGGTGATGCTTTTGGTAACCCTAACTGTATCCGTTTTTCTTATGCTACCAGCGACGAATTGTTGAAAGAAGCATTAAAAAGAATTAAAGACGCTTTGGCAGGATAG
- the pruA gene encoding L-glutamate gamma-semialdehyde dehydrogenase, with amino-acid sequence MLKGFFKVPKAINEPVKSYAPNSPEKEALLAAYKKMWDETIDVPLYIGSEEIRTGNTRNITPPHDHKHIVGSYHLAEKKHVENAIANALESKTAWANMAWEQRAAIFLKAAELIAGPYRARINAATMIGQSKNIHQAEIDASCELIDFLRFNVEFMTQIYADQPTSDSAIWNRLEYRPLEGFIYAITPFNFTAIAANLPASAAMMGNVVIWKPSDSQVFSAKIIIDIFKEAGLPDGVINVVFGDAAMITNTILASRDFAGLHYTGSTFVFKDLWEKIGSNIHHYKTYPRIVGETGGKDFVIVHPSANVKQAVTGIVRGAFEFQGQKCSAASRVYIPKSLWPAIKEQLTTDIKSMKMGSPEDFGNFITAVIHEGSFDKLAAYIERAKKDADAEIIIGGNYDKSVGYFIEPTVILTTNPKYVTMETELFGPVLTIYVYEDSKWIETLELIDQTSEYALTGAIFSQDRYAIEEATVKLQNAAGNLYINDKCTGAVVGQQPFGGARASGTNDKAGSAMNLLRWVSPRTIKEVFVSPENYRYPFLGE; translated from the coding sequence ATGCTAAAAGGATTTTTTAAAGTACCCAAAGCTATCAACGAACCTGTAAAAAGTTACGCTCCAAATTCACCCGAAAAAGAAGCTCTTCTTGCGGCTTACAAAAAAATGTGGGACGAAACCATTGATGTCCCCCTATACATTGGCAGCGAAGAAATCAGAACCGGAAACACCCGAAACATCACTCCTCCGCACGACCATAAACACATTGTAGGTAGCTATCATCTTGCCGAAAAAAAACATGTAGAAAACGCTATTGCAAATGCATTAGAATCAAAAACAGCATGGGCAAATATGGCCTGGGAACAACGCGCAGCCATTTTCCTGAAAGCCGCCGAACTGATTGCCGGTCCTTACAGAGCCAGAATCAATGCCGCAACTATGATTGGCCAATCTAAAAATATTCATCAGGCTGAGATTGATGCATCCTGTGAGTTAATTGATTTTTTGCGTTTCAACGTAGAATTCATGACGCAGATTTATGCTGACCAGCCTACCTCCGACTCCGCTATCTGGAACCGATTAGAATACCGACCTTTGGAAGGTTTTATATATGCCATCACTCCGTTTAACTTTACCGCTATTGCTGCCAATCTTCCTGCAAGTGCTGCTATGATGGGAAATGTGGTGATTTGGAAACCCAGCGACAGTCAAGTATTTTCGGCAAAAATTATTATCGATATTTTCAAAGAGGCAGGACTTCCTGATGGTGTTATCAATGTTGTTTTTGGCGATGCAGCCATGATTACCAATACCATTTTAGCAAGCCGTGATTTTGCCGGATTGCATTACACAGGTTCCACCTTTGTATTCAAAGACCTTTGGGAAAAAATTGGAAGCAACATTCACCATTACAAAACCTATCCACGAATTGTAGGCGAAACTGGCGGAAAAGATTTTGTTATAGTTCATCCAAGTGCCAATGTAAAACAAGCCGTTACCGGAATTGTGCGTGGCGCTTTCGAATTCCAAGGTCAGAAATGTTCGGCCGCATCAAGAGTATATATTCCGAAAAGTTTATGGCCAGCTATTAAAGAGCAACTAACCACTGATATAAAATCGATGAAAATGGGATCGCCGGAAGATTTCGGTAACTTTATTACAGCTGTTATTCACGAAGGCTCTTTTGATAAGTTAGCAGCTTATATTGAAAGAGCCAAAAAAGATGCTGATGCCGAAATCATCATTGGAGGAAATTATGATAAATCCGTTGGTTATTTTATTGAACCGACAGTAATCCTGACTACAAATCCAAAATACGTTACGATGGAAACCGAATTATTCGGACCTGTTCTAACTATTTATGTCTACGAGGATTCCAAATGGATTGAAACTTTAGAACTTATCGACCAAACTTCAGAATATGCTCTTACGGGAGCTATCTTTAGCCAGGATCGTTATGCCATTGAAGAAGCTACCGTGAAATTGCAAAACGCAGCAGGAAACCTTTATATCAATGATAAATGTACCGGAGCTGTTGTAGGCCAACAGCCTTTTGGCGGTGCCAGAGCTTCTGGAACTAATGATAAAGCAGGTTCGGCAATGAACTTGTTGCGTTGGGTTTCACCAAGAACCATTAAGGAGGTTTTTGTATCTCCGGAAAATTACAGATACCCATTTTTAGGAGAATAG
- a CDS encoding type IX secretion system plug protein, translating to MAKSFFKIILFFLLVLSINPSLAQTEKEIAPPYNIKTVSFVQNDQNMVPIFELGSSFQFQFDDLFGNEANYYYEIVHCDYNWIPTNIPKNEYLQGFDNQRIQNYTNSFNTLQIYSHYKLSLPNQFTQQLRLSGNYILKILNEDKEVVLSRKFMLYENIATIPLQIKRARNVSNIEYMHNLDFAIKSNTITFQNPLKNINVRLIQNGNFNSEIKNIKPQYTIGNDLIYKYDTETQFWAGNEFLYFENKDIRVASNFIARVDFSTDIYNCLLHTSNARANSPYTLFEDINGNFVVKNTNASNNEVEADYAWVYFSLSAPTFRLNKNIYISGMFNNYSLSPEYMMDYNEKKGIYEKAVLIKQGFTNFQYVVADSKGIIDNANAIDGNFYQTENEYTILVYYKENTGRYDRIIGKGTANSLNIIN from the coding sequence ATGGCAAAGTCTTTTTTCAAAATAATCTTATTTTTTCTTTTAGTACTTTCAATAAATCCTTCTTTAGCTCAAACCGAAAAAGAAATAGCTCCCCCATACAACATAAAAACAGTTTCCTTTGTTCAAAACGACCAAAATATGGTTCCAATTTTTGAATTAGGAAGTAGTTTTCAGTTTCAGTTTGACGACCTTTTTGGTAATGAAGCCAATTATTACTACGAAATTGTTCATTGCGATTATAACTGGATCCCAACTAATATCCCAAAAAACGAATACCTACAAGGATTTGACAATCAAAGAATTCAGAACTACACTAATTCTTTCAACACCCTGCAAATTTATTCTCATTACAAGCTGAGCCTCCCAAACCAATTCACCCAGCAATTGCGTCTAAGCGGTAATTATATTCTTAAAATTCTCAATGAGGACAAGGAAGTTGTGCTGTCGAGAAAATTCATGCTTTACGAAAACATCGCTACAATTCCTTTACAAATAAAAAGAGCCCGAAACGTAAGCAATATCGAATACATGCACAATTTAGATTTTGCAATAAAATCCAATACTATTACTTTTCAAAATCCATTAAAAAACATCAATGTCCGTCTTATTCAAAACGGTAATTTTAATTCTGAAATAAAAAATATCAAACCACAATACACCATTGGGAACGACTTAATTTACAAGTATGACACAGAAACCCAATTTTGGGCAGGAAATGAATTTCTTTATTTCGAAAACAAAGACATTCGGGTTGCAAGCAATTTTATAGCCCGTGTTGATTTTAGCACAGACATTTACAATTGCCTACTGCACACCAGCAATGCTCGAGCCAATTCTCCTTACACACTATTTGAAGACATCAACGGTAATTTTGTTGTAAAAAACACTAACGCAAGCAATAACGAAGTGGAAGCCGATTACGCCTGGGTCTATTTTAGCCTTTCAGCACCTACGTTCCGACTCAACAAAAACATCTATATCAGCGGAATGTTCAACAATTACAGTCTTTCCCCGGAATACATGATGGATTATAATGAAAAAAAAGGTATCTATGAAAAAGCTGTCTTAATCAAACAAGGTTTTACCAATTTCCAATATGTTGTTGCAGACAGCAAAGGAATCATTGATAACGCCAATGCAATCGACGGAAATTTCTATCAAACTGAAAACGAATATACCATTTTAGTTTACTATAAAGAAAACACCGGACGCTACGACAGAATCATCGGAAAAGGAACTGCTAATTCCCTGAACATCATTAATTAA
- a CDS encoding AraC family transcriptional regulator, with product MKAEYRSISPSLGSSFNTTLFEGKEFIASWHFHPQYELTYILGSSGIRYVGDNMGNFEYGDLVLVGSNLPHCWKTIGEQKEEVRCIIVQWDKEMLEDWLEKKEFQHIKQLLALASRGIRFDFETALKVENQLLALVDLPPFERLLSFLQILQELAVNGSHHFLAGEGFTTNLTIKESERVNLIYNYVKEYYNQQISLDDVSKKIAMNKESFCRFFKKTFRKSFFEFINEYKISMATKMLINTDLTASEIGYQVGYNNLSFFNRQFNKFVKMSPSKYRKMYRDI from the coding sequence ATGAAAGCAGAATACCGAAGTATAAGTCCGTCGCTGGGTAGTTCTTTTAATACGACTCTTTTTGAAGGCAAAGAATTTATTGCTTCCTGGCACTTTCATCCTCAATATGAACTCACTTATATTCTGGGAAGTAGCGGTATCCGATATGTGGGTGACAATATGGGGAATTTTGAATACGGCGACTTGGTTTTGGTTGGTTCGAATTTGCCGCATTGCTGGAAAACCATTGGCGAACAAAAAGAAGAAGTACGCTGCATTATTGTACAATGGGATAAAGAAATGCTCGAAGATTGGTTAGAGAAAAAAGAATTTCAGCACATTAAACAACTCCTTGCTTTGGCTTCCAGAGGAATTCGGTTTGATTTTGAAACGGCTCTGAAGGTCGAGAATCAATTGCTAGCCTTGGTTGATTTGCCGCCTTTTGAACGGCTTTTGTCTTTTTTGCAAATATTACAGGAATTGGCTGTTAATGGGAGTCATCACTTTTTGGCTGGCGAAGGTTTTACTACCAATTTGACTATTAAAGAAAGTGAGCGTGTGAATTTGATTTACAATTATGTGAAGGAATATTACAACCAACAAATTAGTCTGGACGATGTTTCTAAAAAAATAGCGATGAACAAGGAATCCTTTTGCCGTTTTTTTAAGAAAACTTTCCGCAAGTCTTTTTTTGAATTTATCAACGAATACAAAATCAGTATGGCGACCAAAATGCTTATCAATACTGATTTAACGGCTTCTGAAATTGGATACCAGGTGGGGTATAATAACTTGAGTTTTTTTAACCGGCAGTTCAATAAGTTTGTAAAAATGTCGCCTTCTAAATACCGGAAAATGTATCGGGATATTTAA
- a CDS encoding class I SAM-dependent methyltransferase codes for MKKLFKLVLNTIPRPLLIRLSYLARPIIALSLKGNKYTDPIDGKSFKSMLPYGYEKQRNNVLSPSTLSLERHRLLWLYLNEETDFFTAPKKVLHFAPEQAFYKLFRKQKNLDYTTTDLFSPLADVKADICNLPFEDNQYDVILCNHVLEHIPDDTKAMQELYRVLKPGGMAILQIPQDLNRDVTFADDSITDQKERAKIFGQYDHVRIYGRDYFDKLRSIGFKVIEEDYTNKIAPELVTKYCLAKGEIIPVCFK; via the coding sequence ATGAAAAAACTCTTCAAATTAGTCTTAAATACTATTCCTCGACCATTATTAATTCGTTTGAGTTATTTGGCGCGTCCAATTATTGCACTTTCATTAAAAGGAAATAAATATACCGATCCTATTGACGGGAAAAGCTTCAAATCGATGTTGCCTTACGGATACGAAAAACAAAGAAACAATGTGCTTTCACCAAGTACACTTTCGTTAGAAAGACATCGTTTACTTTGGTTGTATTTAAATGAAGAAACTGATTTTTTTACAGCTCCCAAAAAAGTGTTACACTTTGCACCGGAACAGGCTTTTTACAAATTGTTCAGAAAACAAAAAAATCTGGATTACACCACAACCGATTTGTTTTCGCCTTTAGCAGACGTAAAAGCTGATATTTGTAATCTTCCGTTTGAAGACAATCAATACGATGTTATCCTTTGCAACCACGTTTTGGAACACATTCCTGACGATACTAAAGCCATGCAGGAATTGTATCGTGTATTAAAACCGGGTGGAATGGCAATTTTACAAATTCCACAGGATTTAAATCGAGACGTTACTTTTGCAGACGACAGTATTACCGACCAAAAAGAACGCGCTAAAATTTTCGGGCAGTACGACCATGTACGTATTTATGGTCGCGATTATTTCGACAAACTGAGAAGCATCGGTTTTAAAGTAATTGAAGAAGATTATACTAATAAAATTGCTCCCGAATTAGTTACTAAATATTGTTTAGCAAAAGGAGAAATTATCCCTGTTTGTTTTAAATAA
- the apaG gene encoding Co2+/Mg2+ efflux protein ApaG, which translates to MVSQITRGIKITVLTSFEGTYFKNYKIHFAFSYHITIENHSKDSVQLTSRHWEIFDSLNNIEIVDGEGIIGKKPVLKPGENHTYSSGCLLSSPYGAMKGHFNMINFTNTKNFKVIIPTFRLCAPFALN; encoded by the coding sequence ATGGTTTCTCAGATAACAAGAGGCATAAAAATTACCGTTTTGACTAGTTTTGAAGGCACTTACTTCAAGAACTACAAAATTCACTTTGCCTTTAGTTACCATATCACCATCGAAAACCACAGTAAAGATTCAGTGCAACTTACTTCTCGTCACTGGGAAATTTTTGATTCTCTAAACAATATAGAAATTGTTGATGGCGAAGGTATCATTGGCAAAAAACCGGTTTTAAAACCAGGAGAAAATCACACTTACAGCTCTGGTTGCCTCCTTTCTTCTCCTTACGGAGCCATGAAAGGCCATTTCAATATGATTAACTTTACCAATACCAAAAATTTTAAAGTAATCATTCCTACTTTCAGGCTTTGTGCTCCTTTTGCTTTAAATTAA
- the rsmG gene encoding 16S rRNA (guanine(527)-N(7))-methyltransferase RsmG: protein MDEILSYFPDLTDIQKEQFQKLDFLYHDWNEKINVISRKDIDSLYTKHVLHSLGIAKIMKFEPGSYVLDVGTGGGFPGIPLAILFPETRFYLIDVIAKKIKVVQGVADALGLKNVKAEQIRAENVKGDFDFIVSRAVTNMPDFVSWVKTKIKKQQKHELKNGILYLKGGDLTEELKDFPKATQYDLADHFKDEFFETKKVVHLPLKFVV, encoded by the coding sequence ATGGACGAAATATTGAGCTATTTTCCGGATTTAACCGATATTCAAAAAGAACAATTCCAGAAACTGGATTTTTTATACCACGATTGGAACGAAAAAATAAATGTGATTTCCCGAAAAGATATTGATTCTTTATACACTAAACATGTTTTGCATTCTTTAGGAATTGCTAAAATCATGAAGTTTGAACCCGGAAGTTATGTGCTGGATGTGGGAACTGGCGGAGGATTTCCTGGGATCCCATTGGCTATTCTGTTTCCTGAAACCCGTTTTTATCTGATAGATGTTATAGCCAAAAAAATAAAAGTAGTACAAGGTGTTGCTGATGCTTTAGGTTTAAAAAATGTAAAAGCAGAACAAATCAGAGCCGAAAATGTAAAAGGCGATTTTGATTTTATTGTAAGCCGCGCAGTAACAAATATGCCTGATTTTGTTTCCTGGGTAAAAACTAAAATCAAGAAACAACAGAAACACGAACTTAAAAACGGAATTCTCTACCTAAAAGGAGGAGATCTGACAGAAGAGTTAAAGGATTTTCCAAAAGCAACACAATACGACTTAGCCGATCATTTTAAAGATGAATTTTTTGAAACTAAGAAAGTGGTGCATTTGCCACTGAAATTTGTGGTTTAA
- a CDS encoding M16 family metallopeptidase, whose translation MKKINNLVFGMMVFPLAVFAQQIDFSKKIPFDPTVKTGKLENGLTYYIKKNTKPEKKVDLRLVVNVGSILEDDDQQGLAHFMEHMCFNGTKRFPKNQLVDYLQSIGVKFGQHLNAYTSFDETVYFLPIPSDSPEKLEKGFQILEDWAFNTVLSPEEIDKERGVVLEEYRLGLGAQKRMLSRYISKLMHNSHYAERLPIGKKEILEKFKYETLNRFYTDWYRPNLMSVIVVGDIDVNEMEQKIISHFSTYKNPTNEKVRKTFEIPNHKETFVAVETDKEAPSAQIQLLYKDYEAPKTVINVGDFKDDLVEGLFTTILNTRLGELVNSPAPPFTYGYSYYGGTFARNKKAFQSVAMSQEDKQLSALKVLVTENERVKKFGFTQGELDRSKSEILASIEKMYNDRDKTNSANFVSEYQSNFLNNNPAPGLEWTYQTVKEVLPVINLNDVNALIKSYLKEDNRVVILTGPEKEGLKKVAEQEVLDALKINTDAIEPYQDAAVATSLIRNEIKPGKIVKRESNPKIGTKILILSNGAKVIYKNTDFKNDEILFEAVSFGGTNLYSDADMKKVEFANGALKDAGFSGLKLNDINKFMTGKKASVRPYISGVTEGLSGNATPKDLEYLFQMTYAYFTDLNLDPEVFEAYKQKQSTYYNNLASQPNFYFQQELFTALYEGNPRFNGLIPNDKIWKETDYTLAYNKYKERFANAADFEFYFVGNIDDKVIEEYAVKYLASLPSSNKKEKATDLGYRMLKGDLKKVVNKGADPKSNVMILYYGDAKYSNKEAMSMQALGEILTIKLIEQLRENESGVYGVSARGGMSKVPYGSYNFSIGFPCGPENAEKLTASALEELQKIINNGPEEKDVAKFKEGELLEYKKDSKENRFWLSNFTSSYTKGNSAEEVLKFEEYVNAITAKDIQNVAQKYLTKDKVIGILMPEKK comes from the coding sequence ATGAAAAAAATCAACAATTTAGTATTCGGAATGATGGTGTTTCCATTGGCTGTTTTTGCACAGCAAATCGATTTTTCAAAAAAAATTCCTTTTGATCCAACTGTAAAAACAGGAAAACTTGAAAATGGTTTGACCTATTATATCAAGAAAAATACCAAACCAGAGAAAAAAGTTGACCTTAGGTTGGTGGTAAATGTAGGTTCTATTCTTGAGGATGATGACCAACAAGGATTGGCTCATTTTATGGAACACATGTGTTTTAATGGCACAAAACGTTTTCCTAAAAATCAGTTAGTTGATTATTTGCAAAGTATAGGAGTAAAGTTTGGACAACATTTAAATGCTTATACCAGTTTTGATGAAACGGTTTATTTCCTGCCTATTCCATCAGATAGTCCCGAGAAATTAGAGAAAGGTTTTCAAATTCTGGAAGACTGGGCGTTTAATACTGTTTTGAGTCCTGAAGAAATAGACAAAGAAAGAGGTGTTGTTTTAGAAGAATACCGTTTGGGTTTAGGTGCCCAAAAACGAATGTTGAGTCGTTATATTTCTAAATTAATGCACAATTCGCATTATGCAGAACGTTTGCCTATTGGGAAAAAAGAAATTTTGGAAAAATTCAAATACGAAACTTTAAATCGTTTTTATACGGATTGGTATCGACCAAATTTGATGAGCGTAATTGTTGTGGGAGATATTGATGTTAACGAAATGGAGCAAAAAATCATCTCTCATTTTTCGACATATAAAAATCCAACGAACGAGAAGGTCAGAAAAACTTTCGAGATTCCGAATCACAAAGAAACTTTTGTAGCTGTTGAAACAGATAAAGAGGCTCCATCGGCTCAAATTCAATTATTGTACAAAGATTATGAAGCTCCAAAAACAGTTATAAATGTTGGAGATTTTAAAGATGATTTGGTTGAAGGTCTATTTACAACTATTTTGAATACTAGATTAGGCGAATTGGTTAACTCTCCAGCGCCGCCGTTTACTTATGGCTATTCTTATTATGGAGGTACTTTTGCTCGAAATAAAAAAGCGTTTCAATCGGTAGCGATGTCTCAGGAAGACAAACAATTGAGTGCTTTGAAAGTATTGGTTACCGAAAACGAAAGAGTTAAGAAATTTGGTTTTACCCAAGGAGAATTAGATCGATCTAAGTCTGAAATTCTTGCTTCTATTGAGAAAATGTATAACGATAGGGATAAAACCAATTCAGCAAATTTTGTGAGCGAATATCAGTCTAATTTCTTGAATAATAATCCTGCACCCGGTTTAGAATGGACGTATCAAACCGTAAAAGAAGTATTGCCAGTTATTAATTTGAATGATGTAAATGCTTTAATTAAAAGTTATTTGAAAGAAGACAATCGTGTGGTTATCTTAACAGGTCCAGAAAAAGAAGGTCTTAAAAAAGTGGCTGAACAAGAAGTTTTGGACGCTTTAAAAATCAATACAGATGCTATTGAGCCTTATCAGGATGCAGCTGTAGCAACTAGTTTGATTCGAAATGAAATTAAGCCGGGTAAAATTGTTAAGCGAGAAAGTAATCCAAAAATTGGAACCAAGATATTGATTTTGTCCAACGGTGCAAAAGTGATTTACAAGAATACTGATTTTAAAAATGACGAGATTCTTTTTGAAGCGGTTAGTTTTGGAGGGACTAATTTGTATTCTGATGCTGATATGAAAAAAGTGGAATTTGCTAACGGTGCATTGAAAGATGCTGGTTTTTCAGGTTTGAAACTAAATGATATCAATAAATTTATGACAGGAAAAAAAGCAAGTGTGAGACCTTATATTAGTGGTGTAACTGAAGGCTTGAGCGGAAATGCAACGCCTAAAGATTTGGAATATTTGTTCCAAATGACTTATGCTTATTTTACTGATTTGAATTTAGATCCAGAGGTTTTTGAAGCATACAAACAAAAGCAATCCACTTATTATAATAATCTGGCTTCTCAACCTAATTTTTATTTTCAGCAAGAGCTTTTTACCGCTCTTTATGAAGGAAATCCTAGATTTAATGGTTTAATTCCAAATGATAAAATCTGGAAAGAAACTGATTATACTTTGGCATACAATAAATACAAAGAACGTTTTGCTAATGCAGCTGATTTCGAATTTTATTTTGTTGGGAATATTGATGATAAAGTAATAGAAGAATATGCGGTTAAATATTTGGCTTCTTTGCCTTCTTCTAATAAAAAAGAAAAAGCAACTGATTTAGGATATAGAATGCTAAAAGGTGATTTGAAAAAAGTAGTAAATAAAGGTGCTGATCCTAAAAGTAATGTCATGATATTGTATTATGGAGATGCGAAATATTCGAATAAAGAAGCTATGAGTATGCAGGCTTTAGGCGAAATTTTGACTATAAAACTAATCGAACAATTGCGTGAAAATGAAAGTGGCGTTTATGGAGTTTCTGCAAGAGGAGGCATGAGTAAAGTGCCTTATGGATCTTATAATTTTTCTATCGGATTTCCATGTGGACCAGAAAACGCTGAGAAATTAACAGCATCAGCCTTAGAAGAACTTCAGAAAATTATAAATAACGGACCAGAAGAAAAAGATGTAGCTAAATTTAAAGAAGGGGAATTGCTTGAATACAAGAAGGACAGTAAAGAAAATAGATTTTGGTTGTCTAATTTCACGAGTTCCTATACCAAAGGGAATAGTGCAGAAGAGGTATTGAAATTTGAAGAATATGTAAATGCAATTACTGCTAAAGATATTCAGAATGTGGCTCAAAAATACCTGACAAAGGATAAAGTAATTGGGATTTTGATGCCAGAAAAAAAATAG
- a CDS encoding fatty acid desaturase family protein, which produces MNTTAPTFAKQDKLKFFRTLNSRVNNYFKENNISKAGNWKLHLKAVILFTVFLVPYFLILTLDMPFWAHLLLTIVMGIGMAGLGMNVMHDGNHGSYSNKNWVNKIMGGTIYVLAGNVYNWQVQHNVLHHTYTNIPGHDEDLDAGRIIRFTKSAPWHSFHRFQHYYSVFLYGLLTFNWALTTDFKQMRNYIKRKLSYGEPKSPKILWTTLIITKIIYVSIWIVMPILIGIVWWKVLIGFFVMHYTAGLILSIVFQLAHVVDETENPSPNELGEMENTWAVHQLFTTTNFAPKNWLVNWYTGGLNHQIEHHIFPNISHIHYGKIAKIVRETAQECNLPYYEYKTMRSAVIAHFKHLKELGTNPEMA; this is translated from the coding sequence ATGAATACTACCGCACCTACATTTGCTAAGCAAGACAAACTAAAGTTCTTTAGAACGCTTAACTCGCGGGTAAACAACTACTTCAAAGAAAATAACATTTCGAAAGCAGGTAATTGGAAACTGCATTTAAAAGCGGTCATCCTTTTTACTGTTTTTCTGGTTCCCTATTTTTTAATCCTTACTTTGGATATGCCTTTTTGGGCTCACTTACTTTTAACCATCGTTATGGGAATTGGTATGGCTGGATTAGGAATGAATGTGATGCATGATGGCAATCACGGTTCGTATTCGAATAAAAACTGGGTCAATAAAATAATGGGCGGAACTATTTATGTCCTGGCAGGTAATGTCTATAACTGGCAGGTACAACATAATGTTTTACATCATACTTACACTAATATCCCCGGTCACGACGAGGATCTCGATGCCGGAAGGATTATTCGTTTTACTAAAAGTGCCCCATGGCATAGTTTCCACCGTTTTCAACATTATTATTCTGTTTTCCTTTACGGATTATTGACTTTCAACTGGGCGCTTACGACTGATTTCAAACAGATGAGAAACTACATCAAAAGAAAACTATCTTATGGCGAGCCAAAAAGTCCTAAAATCCTATGGACTACTTTAATTATTACCAAAATCATTTATGTTTCCATCTGGATTGTAATGCCTATCCTAATTGGAATCGTTTGGTGGAAAGTATTAATTGGATTCTTCGTAATGCATTACACCGCCGGATTGATTTTAAGTATTGTGTTCCAATTAGCACACGTAGTAGACGAAACAGAAAATCCTTCTCCAAATGAATTAGGAGAAATGGAAAACACCTGGGCAGTTCACCAATTGTTCACCACAACTAATTTTGCTCCAAAAAACTGGTTGGTTAACTGGTACACCGGAGGATTAAATCACCAAATAGAACATCATATTTTCCCAAATATCAGTCATATTCATTATGGCAAAATTGCAAAGATTGTTCGCGAAACCGCACAAGAATGCAACCTGCCTTATTATGAATACAAAACTATGAGAAGTGCCGTAATTGCACATTTCAAGCATTTAAAAGAATTAGGAACAAACCCAGAAATGGCTTAA